One part of the Parabacteroides distasonis ATCC 8503 genome encodes these proteins:
- a CDS encoding TIM-barrel domain-containing protein, whose amino-acid sequence MKQHIAVFTLGLSLLTSCMTDSAYRKVENGLVADIRSGQAKAVKLEVISDDIIRVIASPDGKFSNQVNLIKDTKSLPAPSFQITTSGDTIIVSTQTTQARLSRETGEVRFTDANGHTILREKTNGGKEFTPIEVEGTKGYTLRQVFESEDEEGLYGLGQHQSDEFNYKGKNEELFQYNTKVSVPFIVSSKGYGVLWHNYSLSRFGDKRPYADLGDVFGLYGKDGRAGALTATYYTDKAKNSVLIQRDEDKVDYENLKTIKNLPADFPKPSASATWEGEIEAKETGTYHFKLHYAGYTKVFVNNEEIIPERWRAAWNPNDYKATADLEKGKRYPIRIEWLPDGDVSYIGLKVLSPLPEEERERLAFWSEMGDDIDYYFINGESSMDKVISGYRTVTGKSQIMPKWAMGFWLSRERYKTQEELLTALNEYRRRQVPLDVIVQDWSYWPVDAWGSHEFDKERFPDPKGMIREIHDKDARIMISVWPKFYYTTEHYKELDALGAMYQQAIKDSIRDWIYPGYIGSFYDAYNPEARKLFWEQMNEHLYSLGIDAWWMDASEPNVQDNTDIEYRKALCGPTYLGPSTKYFNAYALENAEAIYDGQRSVNPDDRVFLLTRSGFAGQQRYSTATWSGDIGTRWEDMKAQISAGLNFAMSGIPYWTMDIGGFSVENRYMAAKEGSEDLREWRELNNRWYQFGAFCPLFRSHGQYPCREIYNIAPEGSPTYQSMKYYTELRYQLMPYIYSLASKTHFEDYTIMRALVMDYSDDEKTYDIDDQFMFGPAFMACPVYEYKARDREVYFPAGIWYDFYNGKPVQGGTTMDVDAPYERMPLFVRAGSIVPTGKVIQSTKEEQKDLTVSVYAGADGSFTLYEDNGVTYDYEKGNYATIPFVYDDARRTLTIGAREGDYPGMIRERQITVRLITPENPAGKDVTISYQGKPLVVETGHAPSLQLGNIN is encoded by the coding sequence ATGAAACAACACATCGCGGTATTCACGTTAGGGCTTTCCCTGCTGACTTCCTGCATGACTGATTCCGCTTACCGGAAGGTCGAGAATGGCTTGGTCGCCGATATCCGTTCCGGACAGGCGAAGGCTGTTAAATTGGAAGTAATCTCTGATGATATTATCCGGGTAATCGCCTCTCCGGATGGTAAGTTTTCCAACCAAGTGAACTTGATCAAGGACACGAAATCGTTGCCCGCCCCATCGTTTCAGATAACGACCTCGGGGGATACGATCATCGTAAGTACGCAAACCACACAGGCCCGTCTTTCACGGGAGACCGGAGAGGTTCGCTTTACCGACGCCAACGGACACACGATCCTTCGTGAGAAGACAAACGGAGGCAAGGAATTTACGCCGATCGAGGTGGAAGGAACCAAAGGCTATACCTTACGTCAGGTATTTGAGAGTGAGGACGAGGAAGGGCTTTACGGCCTAGGACAGCATCAGAGCGATGAGTTCAACTACAAAGGCAAGAACGAGGAGCTTTTCCAATATAACACGAAGGTGAGCGTGCCGTTTATCGTTTCCTCAAAAGGGTATGGTGTACTTTGGCATAACTATTCCTTGAGCCGTTTCGGCGACAAGCGTCCATACGCCGATTTGGGCGATGTCTTTGGCCTATACGGAAAAGACGGGAGGGCAGGGGCGTTGACCGCTACCTACTATACGGATAAGGCGAAGAATTCCGTTTTAATCCAGCGGGATGAAGATAAGGTAGATTATGAGAATCTGAAAACCATCAAGAACCTGCCGGCAGACTTCCCGAAGCCGAGCGCTTCCGCTACTTGGGAGGGCGAGATCGAGGCGAAAGAGACGGGTACTTATCATTTCAAACTACATTACGCCGGTTATACCAAGGTATTTGTGAATAACGAGGAGATCATCCCGGAACGTTGGCGTGCGGCATGGAACCCGAATGATTACAAGGCTACGGCCGATCTGGAAAAGGGCAAACGCTATCCGATCCGTATCGAATGGTTGCCGGATGGCGATGTCTCTTATATCGGCTTGAAGGTATTATCTCCGCTACCGGAGGAGGAGCGGGAGCGGTTGGCTTTCTGGTCGGAAATGGGGGATGATATCGATTACTACTTCATCAACGGAGAGTCTTCCATGGATAAGGTGATCAGCGGTTACCGCACGGTTACGGGCAAGAGCCAGATCATGCCGAAATGGGCGATGGGATTCTGGTTGAGCCGTGAGCGTTATAAGACGCAAGAGGAGCTATTGACCGCCTTGAACGAATACCGCCGGCGGCAGGTTCCCTTGGATGTGATCGTACAGGACTGGAGCTATTGGCCGGTAGATGCGTGGGGCAGCCATGAGTTTGATAAGGAACGCTTCCCGGACCCGAAAGGCATGATTCGGGAAATCCACGATAAGGATGCCCGTATCATGATCTCCGTATGGCCGAAGTTTTATTATACGACAGAGCATTATAAAGAGTTGGACGCGCTGGGTGCCATGTATCAGCAGGCGATTAAGGATAGTATCCGCGACTGGATTTATCCGGGTTATATCGGTTCTTTCTATGATGCGTACAACCCGGAAGCCCGCAAGCTTTTCTGGGAACAGATGAACGAGCATCTGTATTCCTTGGGCATTGACGCTTGGTGGATGGACGCTTCCGAGCCGAACGTACAGGATAATACGGATATCGAGTATCGCAAGGCGCTTTGCGGACCGACTTATCTGGGCCCGTCCACGAAATACTTCAACGCGTATGCCTTGGAGAACGCCGAGGCGATCTACGACGGACAACGTAGCGTAAACCCGGATGACCGTGTATTCTTGTTGACCCGTTCCGGTTTCGCCGGCCAGCAACGTTACTCTACCGCTACATGGAGTGGCGATATCGGTACTCGCTGGGAGGATATGAAAGCGCAGATCAGCGCCGGCTTGAACTTCGCCATGTCCGGTATCCCTTACTGGACGATGGATATCGGTGGCTTCAGCGTGGAGAACCGTTATATGGCCGCAAAGGAAGGTAGCGAGGATTTGAGGGAATGGAGGGAGTTGAACAACCGTTGGTATCAGTTCGGGGCTTTCTGTCCGTTGTTCCGTAGCCACGGGCAATATCCTTGCCGCGAGATCTATAATATCGCTCCGGAAGGATCGCCTACGTACCAATCGATGAAGTATTATACCGAGTTGCGCTATCAATTGATGCCGTATATCTATAGCTTGGCCTCCAAGACGCATTTTGAGGATTATACGATCATGCGTGCCTTGGTGATGGATTATTCGGACGATGAGAAGACTTACGATATAGACGACCAGTTTATGTTTGGCCCGGCCTTCATGGCATGCCCGGTGTATGAGTATAAGGCTCGCGACCGTGAGGTGTACTTCCCGGCCGGCATTTGGTACGATTTTTACAACGGCAAGCCTGTGCAAGGCGGAACGACAATGGACGTGGATGCTCCTTACGAGCGTATGCCTTTGTTCGTGAGAGCCGGTTCTATCGTACCGACCGGAAAGGTAATCCAGTCTACGAAAGAGGAGCAGAAAGACTTAACCGTCTCTGTTTACGCCGGTGCCGACGGCTCCTTCACCTTATATGAGGATAATGGCGTGACCTACGATTACGAGAAAGGAAATTACGCTACCATCCCGTTTGTTTATGATGATGCGAGGCGAACGCTCACGATCGGCGCGCGGGAGGGCGATTATCCGGGCATGATCCGCGAGCGTCAGATCACGGTACGTCTCATCACGCCGGAGAACCCCGCTGGCAAGGACGTGACAATATCTTACCAAGGTAAACCTCTAGTTGTAGAGACAGGGCACGCCCCGTCTCTACAACTGGGTAATATCAATTAA
- a CDS encoding sugar-binding domain-containing protein has translation MNRPFAWLLGLLLTACSPTGEQVRERSSWNDDWKFALSDSVQDYSSPDSDDSTWRILSLPHDWSIEGDFSLDNPSTPGGGALPGGIGWYRKTFTLPETDRGKVVYVDFDGVYRNSEVWINGHSLGFRPNGYVSFRYDLTPYLRYGSQPNVIVVKADNSEQPNSRWYSGSGIYRNVWLVKVNPVHVDNWGTFVHDMKISPEEATFSLEARIRNSSEADREAEVSTSIYDDRNRVVTAPVTTLLRVPYTPCYDTRMREASVDHQFSISNPKLWSPDSPSLYTAVTEVKVAGKVVDRYETVFGLRTFRWDSATGFYLNDKPLKIKGVCLHHDLGCLGAAVNTRAIERQLQIMKEMGVNAIRTSHNAPAPELLDLCDRMGLLVQDESFDMWERRKSPYDYARYFAEWHERDLTDEILRDRNHASVFMWSIGNEVLEQWSHADATELDLQAANLILNAGHAIDPALLKDTTLSRQSLITRHLAAIVKRLDTSRVVTAGCNEVNPANHLFRSDALDVLGFNYHEQYLEPFLRNFPGRKLIVSESTSALMTRGYYEMPSDHIYIRPESWDKPFEAPEHVCSSYDNCHVPWGSTHEKTWHLVKTLPHVSGLFVWTGFDYLGEPTPYWWPSRSSFFGIVDLAGFPKDVYYMYKSEWTDEPVLHIFPHWNWKEGERVDIWAYYNNADEVELYLNGKSLGVRQKTDSTYHVSWRVPFTPGTLRAVSRLGGKEVLVKEIHTAGEPARLVLTPDRSVIQADGSDLSFVTVDVCDIDGNRVPDATPLIRFSVEGPGEIAGTDNGDPNDPNSLRKPKRQAYYGKALVVIRNKGGQGDIHLKAIAEGLPEATVTIQAQ, from the coding sequence ATGAATCGGCCATTCGCGTGGCTTCTGGGCCTATTGCTCACCGCCTGTTCCCCCACCGGGGAGCAGGTGCGTGAACGTAGCTCATGGAATGACGATTGGAAATTTGCCTTGTCGGATAGCGTTCAGGATTATTCATCCCCGGACAGCGATGATTCCACTTGGCGTATCTTATCTTTACCGCATGATTGGAGTATCGAGGGGGATTTCTCCCTCGATAACCCGTCTACCCCGGGCGGCGGCGCGCTACCGGGCGGGATTGGCTGGTATCGAAAGACATTTACCCTTCCGGAGACGGATCGGGGTAAGGTTGTTTATGTTGATTTCGACGGGGTTTACCGGAATAGCGAGGTTTGGATCAATGGTCATTCGCTGGGATTCCGCCCGAATGGTTATGTATCGTTTCGTTATGACTTGACGCCTTATTTGAGGTATGGAAGCCAACCGAACGTAATTGTAGTGAAGGCGGATAATAGCGAGCAGCCGAACTCCCGCTGGTATTCCGGCTCCGGTATCTACCGTAACGTATGGCTGGTGAAGGTGAATCCGGTACATGTGGACAACTGGGGCACTTTCGTGCATGATATGAAGATCTCACCGGAGGAGGCTACCTTCTCCTTGGAGGCGAGAATAAGGAATAGCTCGGAGGCGGATAGGGAGGCCGAAGTCTCTACCTCTATTTACGATGACCGTAACAGAGTTGTTACGGCACCCGTAACAACTCTGTTACGGGTACCGTATACGCCCTGTTACGACACCCGTATGCGGGAGGCATCTGTCGATCATCAGTTCTCGATCTCAAATCCCAAGCTTTGGAGCCCCGATTCTCCCTCGCTCTACACGGCCGTCACGGAAGTGAAAGTGGCTGGTAAGGTGGTAGATCGTTACGAGACGGTATTCGGATTGCGTACGTTCCGTTGGGATTCCGCTACCGGCTTTTATTTGAATGATAAGCCTTTGAAGATAAAAGGGGTTTGCCTGCATCATGATTTAGGCTGTCTGGGTGCCGCCGTGAATACACGGGCTATCGAGCGCCAGCTACAGATCATGAAGGAGATGGGTGTGAACGCGATCCGTACCAGCCATAACGCCCCGGCACCCGAGTTGCTGGATCTTTGCGATCGTATGGGCCTTCTGGTACAGGATGAGTCTTTCGATATGTGGGAACGCCGTAAGTCCCCATACGATTACGCCCGGTATTTCGCGGAGTGGCATGAGCGGGATTTGACGGACGAGATCTTGCGTGACCGGAATCACGCCTCTGTTTTCATGTGGAGTATAGGCAATGAGGTACTTGAGCAATGGAGTCATGCCGACGCTACCGAGCTGGATCTGCAAGCGGCGAACCTGATCTTGAATGCGGGCCATGCCATTGATCCCGCTTTGCTGAAGGATACGACCCTTAGTCGTCAATCCTTGATCACCCGTCATCTGGCGGCTATCGTGAAACGGCTGGATACTTCCCGGGTCGTTACCGCCGGCTGTAACGAGGTAAACCCTGCGAATCATCTGTTCCGCTCGGATGCCTTGGACGTGCTGGGCTTCAACTACCATGAGCAATATCTTGAACCGTTTCTCCGGAATTTCCCCGGAAGGAAACTGATCGTGAGCGAATCTACCTCGGCCTTGATGACCCGTGGCTATTATGAGATGCCGTCCGATCATATTTATATCCGTCCGGAATCGTGGGACAAGCCTTTCGAGGCTCCCGAGCATGTTTGCTCCTCTTATGATAATTGCCATGTACCTTGGGGCTCTACGCACGAGAAGACTTGGCATCTGGTGAAGACGCTTCCGCATGTATCCGGCCTGTTCGTCTGGACGGGTTTCGATTACTTGGGAGAGCCTACCCCCTATTGGTGGCCCAGCCGGAGCAGCTTCTTCGGTATCGTGGATCTGGCGGGTTTCCCGAAGGATGTATATTATATGTATAAAAGCGAGTGGACGGATGAACCCGTATTGCACATTTTCCCGCATTGGAACTGGAAGGAAGGCGAACGGGTGGATATCTGGGCCTATTATAACAATGCCGATGAGGTGGAACTATACCTAAACGGAAAGAGCCTAGGCGTACGACAAAAAACGGACAGTACCTATCATGTCTCTTGGCGTGTGCCTTTTACGCCCGGAACCTTGAGAGCCGTCTCCCGCTTAGGGGGTAAGGAGGTCTTGGTGAAAGAGATCCATACGGCAGGAGAGCCGGCCCGTTTGGTCTTGACCCCGGATCGTAGCGTCATCCAAGCGGATGGCTCGGACCTATCGTTTGTAACCGTAGATGTATGCGATATCGATGGTAACCGGGTTCCCGACGCTACCCCGTTGATCCGTTTCTCCGTGGAGGGCCCGGGTGAGATCGCCGGAACGGATAACGGAGATCCGAACGATCCGAACAGCCTCCGTAAACCGAAACGGCAAGCCTACTACGGAAAAGCCTTGGTCGTGATCCGGAACAAGGGCGGACAAGGCGACATCCACTTAAAAGCCATAGCCGAGGGCTTACCCGAGGCGACGGTAACGATTCAAGCGCAATAA
- a CDS encoding glycoside hydrolase family 3 C-terminal domain-containing protein translates to MKKIIGVIACGLFLNAAAASSQVTDKEKVQMEKRIEKLIKKMTLEEKVGLLHGNSKFYVAGVERLGIPEWSLSDGPHGVRAEINRHDWAYAGWTNDSASYFPTGTAFAAAWNPELAYRRGEVLGEEARWRKKDVLLGPGVNIIRSPLCGRNFEYMSEDPYMNSVLAVAYIKGLQSRDVACSVKHFAVNNQETNRTTVDVECSERALREIYLPAFKAAVQEGGALTVMAAYNKFRGEFCAENNYLVRKILRNEWGFDGVYVTDWGAAHSTVPSMEAGLDLEMGTLIDKYEDWYYANPLIEAVKSGKVPMSLVDEKVGDVLRVMIKTNVLDPKKRFGPGSMNTKEHQQATYDAAAEAIVLLKNQNNLLPLDFSSIKSLAVIGDNATRKHSNGGLSSEIKAVYEVTPLGALRAKWGDKVDIRFAQGYEKLSTFVEGSNNGQSSGTFSSKTQESDALLKEAVEVARTSDVALLVCGLNHDYDTESFDRLNMDIPYGQVELIQEVVKANPRTIVVMIAGSPLNMAAVDICSPAIVWAWFNGMEGGNALVDVLSGKVNPSGKMPFTTPVSLDQSPAHALGNFPGRDLKVNYEEDILVGYRWFDTKGLPVVYPFGYGLSYTTFDYSNLNTDKETYDQADTIQATFTLTNTGDREGAEVAQLYVSDPVCSVMRPVKELKGFKKVFLKPGESRRITLDIPVSSLAFYSEAQSQFVVEPGEFILQLGASASDIKQKISVEVK, encoded by the coding sequence ATGAAAAAGATAATAGGCGTGATCGCTTGCGGGCTATTCTTGAACGCGGCTGCCGCGAGCTCGCAGGTCACGGATAAAGAGAAGGTACAAATGGAGAAACGTATCGAGAAACTGATTAAGAAGATGACCTTGGAGGAAAAGGTCGGGTTGTTGCATGGTAACTCAAAATTCTATGTTGCCGGAGTAGAGCGTCTGGGGATTCCCGAGTGGAGCTTGAGCGACGGGCCTCACGGGGTACGTGCGGAGATCAATCGCCACGATTGGGCGTATGCGGGTTGGACAAATGATTCCGCCTCTTATTTCCCGACCGGCACGGCTTTCGCCGCCGCTTGGAACCCGGAGTTGGCTTATCGCCGGGGCGAGGTGCTGGGCGAGGAGGCTCGCTGGCGTAAGAAGGATGTGTTGCTGGGCCCGGGCGTGAATATCATTCGCTCCCCGCTTTGTGGCCGTAACTTCGAGTATATGAGCGAGGACCCTTATATGAACTCCGTATTGGCGGTCGCTTATATCAAAGGCTTGCAGAGCCGTGACGTGGCTTGTAGCGTAAAGCATTTCGCCGTGAATAACCAAGAGACAAACCGTACGACGGTCGATGTAGAATGTAGCGAGCGTGCCTTGCGTGAGATTTATTTACCCGCTTTCAAGGCGGCCGTACAGGAGGGAGGCGCCTTGACGGTAATGGCCGCTTATAATAAATTCCGTGGGGAGTTCTGCGCGGAGAATAACTACTTGGTTCGCAAGATCCTTCGGAATGAATGGGGATTCGATGGCGTATATGTAACTGATTGGGGAGCCGCTCATAGCACGGTTCCTTCTATGGAGGCCGGCTTGGATCTGGAGATGGGCACGCTGATTGATAAATATGAGGATTGGTATTATGCCAACCCCTTGATCGAGGCTGTTAAGTCCGGTAAGGTTCCTATGAGCTTGGTGGACGAGAAGGTGGGCGATGTCTTACGTGTGATGATCAAGACGAATGTCTTGGACCCGAAAAAGCGTTTCGGCCCGGGCTCCATGAATACGAAAGAGCATCAGCAAGCCACTTACGACGCGGCTGCCGAAGCCATTGTCTTATTGAAGAACCAGAATAATCTTCTCCCGTTGGATTTCTCCTCGATCAAGAGTCTGGCGGTAATTGGCGATAACGCTACCCGCAAACATTCCAATGGTGGCTTGAGTTCCGAGATCAAGGCGGTTTACGAGGTAACTCCATTAGGGGCGCTTCGTGCGAAATGGGGCGATAAGGTGGATATCCGTTTTGCCCAAGGCTATGAGAAGTTATCTACTTTCGTGGAGGGAAGCAATAATGGGCAAAGCTCTGGTACTTTCTCTTCCAAGACACAGGAAAGCGACGCGTTATTGAAAGAGGCGGTAGAGGTTGCCCGCACGAGTGACGTGGCCCTTTTGGTTTGTGGTTTGAACCATGATTATGATACCGAGTCGTTCGACCGTCTGAATATGGATATCCCATACGGGCAGGTTGAGTTGATTCAAGAGGTGGTAAAGGCGAATCCTCGTACGATCGTGGTCATGATCGCCGGATCGCCGCTGAATATGGCCGCCGTGGATATTTGTTCCCCGGCTATCGTTTGGGCTTGGTTCAACGGCATGGAAGGAGGAAATGCCTTGGTGGACGTATTATCCGGTAAGGTGAATCCGAGCGGGAAGATGCCGTTCACCACTCCCGTGAGCTTGGATCAATCTCCGGCGCATGCGTTGGGCAACTTCCCCGGCAGGGATTTGAAAGTGAATTATGAGGAAGATATCTTGGTAGGTTACCGCTGGTTCGATACGAAGGGGCTTCCGGTCGTTTATCCGTTCGGTTACGGCTTATCCTATACGACATTCGACTATTCCAACCTGAATACGGATAAAGAGACGTACGATCAAGCGGATACGATCCAAGCGACTTTCACCCTAACCAATACCGGAGACCGTGAAGGAGCTGAGGTGGCCCAATTGTATGTAAGCGATCCGGTTTGCTCCGTGATGCGTCCGGTCAAGGAGTTAAAGGGCTTCAAGAAGGTATTCCTTAAACCCGGCGAGAGTCGGCGAATCACGTTGGACATCCCCGTATCCTCTTTAGCTTTCTATAGTGAGGCACAAAGCCAATTCGTCGTAGAACCCGGCGAGTTCATCCTCCAACTAGGAGCCTCCGCCTCAGATATCAAGCAGAAGATCAGCGTGGAGGTGAAATAA
- a CDS encoding Dyp-type peroxidase, with product MNSLQNPLNANYPQDVTQKPGENAVFIVYALKDLPDTIDKVKDVCANFSALIRSMRNRYPDMQFSCTIGFGADAWKRFFPEQGNPKELQPFEEIKGVKLTAVSTPGDLLFHIRCKQMGLCFEFASIIDQKLRGVVESIDETHGFRYRDGKAIIGFVDGTENPAVDEDPYRFAVIGDEDPEFMGGSYVFVQKYIHDMVAWNALPVEEQEKVIGRRKFNDVELSDEEKPKNAHNAVTNIGDDLKIVRANMPFAHTSKGEYGTYFIAYASTFSTTRRMLENMFVGDPVGNTDRLLDFSTPITGTLFFVPSYELLDKLGE from the coding sequence ATGAACTCTCTACAAAATCCATTGAACGCTAACTATCCGCAAGATGTTACCCAAAAACCGGGTGAGAATGCGGTTTTCATTGTCTATGCTCTAAAAGATCTCCCCGACACGATTGATAAGGTGAAGGACGTGTGCGCTAATTTCTCCGCTTTGATACGTAGTATGCGCAATCGCTATCCTGATATGCAATTCAGTTGTACGATAGGATTCGGGGCGGATGCTTGGAAACGCTTCTTCCCGGAGCAAGGGAACCCCAAAGAATTGCAACCGTTTGAAGAGATCAAAGGAGTTAAGCTTACGGCTGTTTCTACCCCCGGGGATTTACTGTTCCACATCCGCTGTAAGCAGATGGGACTGTGCTTTGAGTTCGCCTCCATTATAGACCAGAAACTGCGAGGTGTCGTGGAATCGATCGATGAGACCCACGGTTTTCGGTATAGAGACGGTAAGGCGATTATCGGTTTCGTGGACGGTACGGAGAACCCTGCCGTGGATGAAGACCCCTATCGTTTCGCGGTAATAGGCGATGAGGACCCCGAGTTTATGGGCGGAAGTTATGTGTTTGTGCAAAAATACATTCATGATATGGTGGCATGGAATGCGCTTCCAGTGGAAGAGCAAGAGAAAGTCATCGGTCGCCGTAAATTCAACGATGTCGAGCTATCAGATGAGGAAAAACCGAAGAACGCCCATAACGCCGTGACGAACATCGGAGACGATCTGAAAATAGTCCGTGCTAACATGCCATTCGCCCATACCTCCAAAGGTGAATACGGTACCTATTTTATCGCCTATGCCAGCACGTTCAGCACCACCCGACGAATGCTGGAGAATATGTTCGTCGGTGATCCCGTAGGCAATACGGATCGTCTGCTGGACTTCAGCACGCCGATAACGGGAACTCTTTTCTTCGTTCCGTCGTATGAGTTGCTTGATAAGTTAGGGGAATAA
- a CDS encoding transcriptional regulator gives MPEFITIEEAARITGFPSEEIQQWAISKKITSYVVKQGVRLVDLTNLREFISHIERMGIQKLYLQLIIQDKEEEINEIISQFDDYLFCLRSLKNISPLLKLIIAELSTFIHDKKDRLIFMEITSGAKIEDVAKRCGISYDGICRRYKVISLRLQENMGFLTEYKKTITNQDLEIERLWIENRNMEYELRRLYKKALQNGLCIESPRSLTPVPLNAAKRICQPITRLTLAPYIRKCLTTLKIETIEDILRYALKNGLDSLLDLPGFGALGLAQLKFQLEKHKIIDKTGHSDLYQYIICEADN, from the coding sequence ATGCCTGAGTTTATTACTATTGAAGAAGCCGCTCGTATCACCGGCTTTCCATCTGAAGAAATCCAGCAATGGGCGATATCTAAAAAAATAACATCTTACGTCGTGAAGCAAGGTGTTCGCCTAGTCGATCTGACCAATTTACGTGAATTTATTTCCCATATCGAGCGTATGGGAATACAAAAGCTATACCTGCAACTTATCATCCAAGACAAGGAAGAAGAGATAAACGAGATCATCTCCCAATTCGATGATTACCTTTTCTGCCTGCGATCCCTTAAAAACATCTCTCCCCTACTTAAACTCATTATCGCCGAACTATCAACATTCATACACGACAAGAAAGACCGACTTATCTTTATGGAAATAACTTCCGGAGCCAAGATAGAAGACGTAGCCAAACGTTGTGGTATATCCTACGACGGAATCTGTCGCCGATATAAGGTCATATCGCTCCGCTTGCAAGAAAACATGGGCTTCCTGACCGAATACAAGAAAACAATCACGAACCAAGACCTTGAGATAGAACGTCTGTGGATAGAGAACAGGAACATGGAATACGAATTGAGAAGATTATATAAAAAGGCGCTCCAAAACGGTCTATGTATCGAATCTCCCCGATCACTTACCCCCGTTCCCTTAAATGCCGCGAAACGGATATGCCAACCCATTACCCGTCTCACCTTAGCGCCCTATATCCGTAAATGCCTTACAACCTTGAAAATAGAAACCATAGAAGATATTCTACGTTACGCCCTCAAAAACGGACTCGACTCTTTATTAGACCTTCCCGGCTTTGGCGCTCTTGGTTTGGCCCAACTGAAATTCCAACTCGAAAAGCATAAGATAATCGATAAAACCGGACATTCCGACCTTTATCAATATATCATTTGCGAAGCGGATAATTAG
- a CDS encoding RNA polymerase sigma factor, protein MKVDGHLLIDLKNGDEKAFETLFWKYNEHVYHFIYSLLYEKSMAEDLTQNVFLKIWEKHETIDVEQNFDAYLFTIARNLVYKETENRLLSEKLTESLQRQLSDVDSLMEERIDAESLREYINSLIEELPLSRREIFRLSRHEHLSYKEIAERLSISEKTVETQLSRALRFLRDRLSSDGFLCLITLFL, encoded by the coding sequence ATGAAAGTGGATGGACATTTGCTTATAGATCTGAAGAATGGAGATGAAAAGGCTTTTGAGACTCTATTCTGGAAATATAATGAGCATGTATATCATTTTATTTACTCATTACTATATGAAAAATCTATGGCAGAGGACTTGACCCAAAACGTTTTTCTTAAGATTTGGGAGAAGCATGAGACGATAGATGTGGAGCAAAACTTTGACGCCTATCTATTCACCATCGCCCGTAACTTAGTTTATAAAGAGACAGAGAATCGGCTACTCTCCGAGAAACTGACGGAAAGCCTACAACGACAGCTATCAGATGTTGATTCGCTTATGGAAGAGCGAATTGATGCGGAGTCTTTACGGGAATATATTAATAGCTTGATAGAAGAATTGCCGTTGTCCCGTCGGGAGATATTTCGTTTGAGCCGTCATGAGCATTTATCCTATAAAGAAATAGCGGAACGCCTCTCTATCTCTGAAAAGACTGTGGAGACACAGTTGAGTAGGGCTTTGCGTTTTTTGCGAGATCGACTTTCTTCTGATGGCTTTCTTTGCCTTATAACACTCTTTTTATAG